The Geminocystis sp. NIES-3708 genomic sequence GCTCTTAATACAGGTACTCTAATACAAGTGGCACTAATCCTTAAGGAATCGTCACCAAAAATTTTACAAGTTTCGTTAACCATTTTCATCTCTTCTTCACAATAATTATTATCCATTAAAGGGGAATTATGAGGAAACAGATTAAAAGCTAAGGGATAGGGCAACACTTCAGCTACAGGATTTTCTCCTTTTAAGATAGCTTGGCTTTGGATTTTTACTTCTTCCATCGCTCTTGCACCAGCACCACTGGCAGATTGATAAGTAGAAACTATAATTCTTTTTATTGGTTGAATTTGATGTAAAGGATAGATAGCAACTCCCATTAAAATTGTTGTACAATTGGGGTTAGCAATGATGCCTTTATGAGCTAAAGCCTCTTGAGGATTAATTTCAGGTATAACTAAGGGAACATCGGGATTCATCCGAAAAGCACTGGAGTTATCAATCATAACTGCTCCTGATGAGACAATTGTATTTGCCCAGTATTTAGAAGTCGAACCTCCTGCAGATGCTAAAACTATATCAATGTCTTTAAAAGAATTTTCGTCAACCGCTTCTACTTCGATTAACTGATTTTTAAAAGGGATTTTTTGCCCTGCTGAACGAGGAGAGGATAATAATTTTAAATTTTTAACGGGGAAATCACGCTCTATCAATAAATCGATAATTTCCGTACCTACTGCACCAGTCGCCCCTAAAATAGCAACATTAATTTGATTAGACAAATAAGTATCCTCCTAATAATTGACTGAGAAATTTAACAATAAAAATAAAACTACGATAAAAATTGAGACTAATTAAACTATAATCTTTTTTAGGCTGTCCAATTATGGCTAAAATTGTGTGCTATACTTACATACAAAAATAGTTGCTCATTAATAACAAACAAAAAAGTTTATCCTTTATCAAAAGCTTAATTGTTAATTGTTAATGTCTAATTGCTTTAATATCCTTTTTTAAGGGCAAATTCTACCTGTTTAAATTCTTGATTAATACGAGCTTTAAGTTTATCAGGTAAAGGACGATTACCATAAGAAGTGTAAAAACCTGCTAGGGAATTAAGGGCAGTTTGCATAGTGGTAAAAGATTTTAAACCACTGTAATTACTATTTTTACGATACCTAGATACATAATCATTAATCTGTTGTCTGGCTTCTTTTTGAGTTGCTTTTTTGGTTTCAACGTCTGCATCTACTGGAAGTTCAATAGCTGTAGTTAAAGTTTCTAAGACACTTAAAGTATCTTCTGTATATTTACCTGTTAAATTAGCAGACGCACTGTCTATATAGCCCAGAAAACTAATGGTGATGACCAGTATTAATGCTAAGAGTTTCGATAATGTAAATTTGATCATGTTCATTTATAACCATATTTTTATTTTCCCTGATTTTATCAGTTATGAGGCAATTAACCATAAATAATCAATAACGAGAAACTACTATTCCTATGCACAGAGAAATTAGGTTTTATGAATTTCAACATAAATACTTTCATCACTACGATTAGGTAAATCTAATTTAGAAATGTCTGGGATAGAACCTTCTTGAAAACTACATTTTACTATATTTTCTGGGTGGAATCCTGCCGCTACCGCTATTGTCTTAATTTCATCAAAATCATAAATCCATTGATGTCCCCAAAATCGAAAAATTTGATTGATCATCCAAGCCTTTCGTTGAGGGATATTTTTCATTCCCATTTTAGAAAGATTATCACAATGTTGCTTATAAAAACTCTCGGTATTATCTAAGTATCCAGAAACATATAAATATAAATCAGGTGTACTTAAACGTAAAACTCCACCTATTTTGAGAATCCGTCTAATTTCTTTTAACCATTCTACTGCTTGATTTAACGTAATATGCTCGATAAAATGTTCTGAAAAAGCATAATCAAATACTTCACCCTCAATCGGTAGAAGTTGAGTTTGATCATGTTCTAAATAATATTTATTATCATTGATAACAACTAATTTTTCTCTAGTTGATGTTATTCCTAATTGATTTCCTATTTTTAGAAAATCGGTATTTAACCAAGTTGGGTGTAAGTTTAATCCTGAGCCACAGTGAATACCTTTTAATCCTAATTTTTCAATATCATTTTTACTGAAAGGATAAGAACTAAGTGCTAAATTTTCGATAGTACCATTAATGTTGGTTATTTTTTGATTCAAAGTCATAAAAAAAGTTATTAGTTTTTTTTATTAATTATATTTGCAGGAGTTGTTCAATTATATTTTTTTAATTTTTCTTGCCATAAATGAGTAAAATCTTGAGCTGGAATCGGGCGGCTAAAATAGTAACCTTGAAGTTTATAACAACCATGATCTTGAAGATAGTTTGCTTGTTCTATGGTTTCTACTCCTTCAGCAATAACACTCATTTGTAAGCTATGAGCAAGAGCGATCACAGAACAAGTAATAGCGCTATCATCTGAATCATGAGGGATGCCTTTGACA encodes the following:
- a CDS encoding methyltransferase domain-containing protein, producing MTLNQKITNINGTIENLALSSYPFSKNDIEKLGLKGIHCGSGLNLHPTWLNTDFLKIGNQLGITSTREKLVVINDNKYYLEHDQTQLLPIEGEVFDYAFSEHFIEHITLNQAVEWLKEIRRILKIGGVLRLSTPDLYLYVSGYLDNTESFYKQHCDNLSKMGMKNIPQRKAWMINQIFRFWGHQWIYDFDEIKTIAVAAGFHPENIVKCSFQEGSIPDISKLDLPNRSDESIYVEIHKT
- the psb27 gene encoding photosystem II protein Psb27, producing the protein MIKFTLSKLLALILVITISFLGYIDSASANLTGKYTEDTLSVLETLTTAIELPVDADVETKKATQKEARQQINDYVSRYRKNSNYSGLKSFTTMQTALNSLAGFYTSYGNRPLPDKLKARINQEFKQVEFALKKGY
- a CDS encoding aspartate-semialdehyde dehydrogenase, whose protein sequence is MSNQINVAILGATGAVGTEIIDLLIERDFPVKNLKLLSSPRSAGQKIPFKNQLIEVEAVDENSFKDIDIVLASAGGSTSKYWANTIVSSGAVMIDNSSAFRMNPDVPLVIPEINPQEALAHKGIIANPNCTTILMGVAIYPLHQIQPIKRIIVSTYQSASGAGARAMEEVKIQSQAILKGENPVAEVLPYPLAFNLFPHNSPLMDNNYCEEEMKMVNETCKIFGDDSLRISATCIRVPVLRAHSEAINIEFAKPFSITKAREIIAQSKGVKLVEDWDRNYFPMPIDATGKDDVLVGRIRQDISNDNAMELWLCGDQIRKGAALNAVQIAELLINQKS